From the Ruminiclostridium josui JCM 17888 genome, one window contains:
- a CDS encoding alpha-hydroxy acid oxidase: MKQNISQNYRAGDSDEITRQYFDSLLIEMRHIDSVIPSTELELYGKKFSTPIMTAALSHLNNGRNNGMVEMAMGAKASNAVMWTGMGDEAELEAITATGAQTIKIIKPHYDNNTIFKRIEHAEKSGVLALGMDIDHSFNSKGEFDNVMGLPMSGKSLDEIKEFVKATKLPFIIKGVLSEKDTYKCLEAGVKGIVISHHHGIMDYAVPPLMVLPKIAKIVNHSIPIFVDCGIVSGIDVFKALALGANAVSVGRPLIPHLNKDGADGVQKAIEEMTKELAGVMARTCSKDIASIDASVIWYR; this comes from the coding sequence ATGAAACAAAATATATCGCAAAACTACAGAGCAGGAGATTCAGATGAAATCACTCGCCAGTACTTTGATTCACTTTTAATTGAAATGCGTCACATTGATTCGGTAATACCATCTACTGAACTTGAGCTTTATGGCAAAAAATTTTCTACACCTATTATGACAGCTGCATTGTCCCATCTCAATAACGGCCGTAACAATGGAATGGTAGAAATGGCAATGGGAGCCAAGGCTTCTAACGCAGTTATGTGGACAGGTATGGGGGATGAAGCTGAGTTGGAAGCAATAACAGCCACTGGTGCCCAAACAATAAAAATTATTAAACCTCATTATGATAATAATACCATTTTTAAAAGAATTGAGCACGCAGAGAAATCTGGTGTACTTGCCCTTGGCATGGATATTGACCATTCCTTTAACAGCAAAGGGGAATTTGACAATGTTATGGGGCTTCCAATGTCAGGAAAATCACTGGATGAAATCAAAGAATTTGTTAAGGCTACAAAATTGCCTTTTATAATCAAAGGTGTTCTAAGCGAAAAGGATACTTACAAATGCCTTGAGGCCGGAGTCAAGGGAATAGTTATCTCTCACCACCACGGAATTATGGATTATGCAGTTCCCCCTCTTATGGTGTTGCCCAAGATTGCAAAAATCGTAAACCATAGTATCCCAATATTTGTAGATTGTGGTATCGTCAGCGGTATAGACGTATTTAAGGCATTGGCCCTGGGTGCTAACGCAGTTTCTGTTGGTCGTCCGCTAATTCCTCACCTGAATAAGGACGGAGCTGACGGAGTGCAAAAAGCAATTGAAGAAATGACTAAAGAACTGGCAGGCGTAATGGCAAGGACTTGTTCAAAGGACATTGCCTCCATTGATGCTTCTGTAATTTGGTATAGATAA
- a CDS encoding stalk domain-containing protein yields MKKLLGILTFALIIIAQITSIGANSDSIKIRIDNEPIEFAMPLQLVNKQLFVPFRETMTLFGYDVSWDKDTKTAKAVKNRKLLSTKIGSREITVDGKKITFAVASYVYKQRLYVPVQIIERGLNKIVKWESKENTLYISGSQNNINIDIENSNECVIAVGNNILVNITNKYGVSEINDMIDDADKLLDNNNFTGAISIYETVLENISSSKNPEEYGRTKVNIGNAYNKLAAIVNEEDNAEKAIMAYEAALKVSTPEKNTDVYAAAQNGLAYSYVILAQIRDTEKNISKALDSYANALKVYSKDSYPREYAQIQNNLASAYLILAGSKNYQKNFETAIEYCNEALKYFTLQENIQTYIKLHNTLGLIYTELGMLSDSDKNISKAFEEFNEVLRLCSVNTYPNEYGYAQYNIGQCYVKLSDIRDREENSLKAIKAYNEALKVITPEKNAVNFAITNMSLSYAYIKLSEVRNSGENLTKAAAACNESLKILTIGRYPLNYANAQCRLGTVYYQLSSLNSKRDNLLNSISAYKEALKVYSYSKYPFDYSINTYYLGTCYKSLGDISDKEANTLKAIEMYNEALNIITFEDYPIYYANIKNSLGNAYRALYSMTFQMDNLYKSIEAYNDALMGNTLEKQPLSYALIQCNLAYTYMNLGDVLDDEEIINKSINASKEALKVYTYEDYPIRYADTVINMGSAYWSMSEIRDTVENLAKTLDCYEESLKVYTLDKYPLDYAFSQYCIGYLCTAIADANPSEEIVDKGLEACKEALKVYTLEDYSGYYMEVIANEAALYVRLAQLKGSEDIIKNSQEIYKELEGYCTDEHGTVFDPGINTEIGYMYYVLSTLKNREENLLNAIEAYQRAENLVPEEDNPAMYAKIQKQLGICFFEISETRDKQENLKKALKHFNSAIKYIKNDAELDEIKVYITQINKDLIK; encoded by the coding sequence ATGAAAAAATTATTAGGAATACTGACTTTTGCGCTAATTATAATAGCGCAGATAACTTCTATAGGGGCAAATTCGGATAGTATTAAAATCAGAATTGACAATGAACCCATAGAATTTGCAATGCCTCTTCAACTTGTAAATAAGCAGTTATTTGTACCTTTTAGAGAAACAATGACCTTATTTGGTTATGATGTTAGTTGGGATAAAGATACAAAAACAGCTAAGGCTGTAAAGAATCGCAAGTTACTTTCTACTAAGATAGGCAGCAGGGAAATAACAGTAGATGGCAAGAAAATTACTTTCGCTGTAGCTTCATATGTGTATAAACAAAGGTTATATGTACCAGTACAGATAATTGAAAGGGGACTAAACAAAATTGTTAAATGGGAAAGTAAGGAAAATACCTTATACATATCTGGCTCCCAAAATAATATCAATATAGATATTGAAAATTCTAACGAATGTGTAATCGCTGTAGGAAATAATATTCTGGTAAACATAACAAACAAATATGGAGTTAGCGAAATTAACGATATGATAGATGATGCTGATAAGCTTCTGGATAACAATAACTTTACCGGTGCTATAAGCATCTATGAAACAGTTCTTGAGAATATTTCAAGCTCAAAAAATCCTGAGGAATACGGAAGAACCAAGGTGAATATTGGTAATGCTTACAATAAGCTTGCGGCTATTGTTAACGAGGAGGACAACGCAGAAAAAGCAATTATGGCATATGAGGCAGCTCTAAAAGTCAGTACTCCTGAAAAAAACACTGATGTATATGCTGCTGCCCAAAATGGATTAGCATATTCATACGTTATTCTGGCACAGATAAGAGATACTGAAAAAAACATATCAAAAGCTCTGGATTCATATGCAAATGCCTTGAAAGTTTACAGTAAGGATTCATATCCAAGAGAATATGCTCAAATACAAAACAATCTTGCTTCTGCTTATTTAATTCTGGCTGGTTCTAAAAACTATCAAAAAAACTTTGAAACTGCTATAGAGTATTGCAATGAGGCCTTAAAATACTTTACTCTTCAGGAGAACATTCAGACATATATTAAATTACATAATACATTAGGATTAATATATACGGAACTAGGAATGTTATCAGATTCGGATAAAAACATATCTAAGGCATTTGAGGAATTCAACGAGGTTTTGAGACTATGCAGTGTAAATACATATCCCAATGAATATGGATATGCACAATACAATATTGGCCAGTGCTATGTTAAGTTGTCTGATATTAGAGATCGTGAAGAAAACAGTCTAAAGGCCATTAAAGCATACAATGAAGCATTGAAGGTTATTACCCCGGAAAAGAATGCTGTTAACTTTGCTATAACCAATATGTCCCTCAGTTATGCTTATATCAAGCTTTCAGAGGTGAGGAATTCAGGGGAAAATCTTACAAAGGCAGCAGCAGCCTGCAATGAGAGCCTGAAGATTCTTACAATAGGAAGATATCCTTTGAATTATGCCAATGCACAGTGTAGGCTTGGAACAGTCTATTACCAACTTTCAAGTCTTAACTCAAAAAGGGATAATCTCTTAAATTCCATAAGTGCATATAAAGAGGCCCTGAAAGTATATTCTTATAGCAAGTATCCCTTTGATTACTCAATAAATACTTATTATTTGGGAACATGCTACAAAAGCCTCGGTGATATTAGCGATAAGGAGGCAAATACTTTAAAGGCTATTGAAATGTATAATGAGGCACTAAATATAATTACATTTGAGGATTATCCCATATATTATGCAAACATAAAGAATAGCTTAGGAAACGCTTATAGAGCTTTGTACTCAATGACTTTTCAGATGGATAACTTATATAAATCTATAGAAGCATACAATGATGCTCTTATGGGGAATACATTGGAAAAGCAGCCTTTAAGTTACGCTTTAATACAGTGCAATCTGGCATATACTTATATGAATTTAGGAGATGTGTTGGATGATGAAGAAATTATAAACAAATCAATTAATGCTTCTAAAGAAGCTTTAAAAGTTTACACATATGAAGATTATCCCATAAGATATGCAGATACAGTAATAAATATGGGCTCAGCATATTGGTCAATGTCTGAGATTAGAGATACGGTAGAAAATCTGGCAAAAACCCTTGACTGCTACGAGGAATCTTTGAAAGTCTACACCTTGGATAAATACCCATTGGATTATGCATTTTCACAATATTGTATAGGATATTTATGTACTGCAATTGCCGATGCAAACCCCTCCGAGGAAATAGTCGACAAAGGTCTTGAGGCATGTAAGGAGGCATTAAAAGTGTATACTTTGGAGGACTATTCAGGCTATTATATGGAGGTCATAGCAAATGAGGCTGCATTATACGTTAGGTTAGCGCAACTAAAGGGCTCAGAAGATATAATAAAGAATTCACAAGAAATTTATAAGGAACTGGAAGGTTACTGCACTGATGAACATGGTACTGTTTTTGATCCGGGAATTAATACGGAAATAGGATATATGTATTATGTTTTATCAACGCTTAAGAATAGGGAAGAAAACTTATTAAATGCAATAGAAGCTTATCAGAGGGCTGAAAACTTGGTACCGGAAGAAGATAATCCTGCAATGTATGCAAAAATCCAAAAACAGCTTGGTATTTGCTTTTTTGAAATATCGGAAACCAGAGATAAACAGGAAAATCTGAAAAAGGCGCTGAAACATTTTAATTCAGCTATAAAATATATAAAAAATGATGCTGAATTGGATGAAATAAAAGTATACATAACACAGATTAATAAAGATTTAATCAAATAA
- a CDS encoding toll/interleukin-1 receptor domain-containing protein, giving the protein MVKVFLSCSSHDQTYIRYIINALRTLPEKYKLFYFLPPYKKDIPIDDIIERLYEIDLFILFITNNSLNSQFVQRELRQAIYLNNLKRIKEICPVSLDESINVNQDSRIPEYIRNRIHLSESPSKTVQIVRNFIMNY; this is encoded by the coding sequence ATGGTAAAGGTATTTTTATCATGCAGCAGTCACGACCAAACATATATACGGTATATAATAAATGCCTTGCGAACACTGCCTGAGAAATATAAGCTGTTTTATTTTTTACCTCCTTACAAAAAGGACATCCCTATTGATGATATTATAGAAAGACTATATGAAATTGACTTGTTTATTTTATTTATAACCAACAATTCACTTAATAGTCAATTTGTACAGCGTGAACTGAGACAGGCAATTTATTTAAATAATTTAAAAAGAATAAAAGAGATATGCCCGGTTTCATTGGATGAAAGCATTAATGTAAATCAGGATAGCCGAATACCTGAATATATTAGAAACCGTATTCATTTATCAGAATCACCTTCAAAAACAGTGCAAATAGTAAGAAATTTTATTATGAATTATTAG
- a CDS encoding GLUG motif-containing protein — translation MKFDIQSCYVLSNDIDLKNIEWTPIGTNGIPFTGIFDGNGYTISNLYINQSTLDYVGFFGYTNNATIKNLQIKNVSISGRNYVGALAGYAVGTSGSIDDCSVGGTGTVSGTGYIGGLVGGFYGNINGCCSMVNVVSTGNYSGGLVGYYTYSTNFESNITRSYATGDVTSTGSVVGGLVGYCVGNITESYATGNVKGTNYIGGLVGQANLNFTYNSAIYICTISNSFSLGSVTGTNTNAYVGGLLGYVSGGILKNCYCTGSIIANSQGVYTGGIIGYISSVTMTGCYYDGVASGYIPQDSYDVGKLTSAMTKQSTFTGWNFSAIWAITPGVSYPYLKNVTKPAEVITNLPTGDVAGGNGTPSNPYIIKTAEQLINIKYDLQSSYKLDSNIDLTNTEWTIVGKNGAPFTGSFDGNGYTISNLYINQPTLDYVGFFGYTNNANIKNLQIKNVSISGRNYVGTLAGYAAGTSGSIDDCSVDGIGTVSGTGYIGGLVGGFYGNISGCSSMVNVVSTGNYSGGLVGHCTYSTNFASNITRSYATGDVTSTGSTVGGLVGYCVGNITESYATGNVKGTNYIGGLVGQANLNFTYSSKNYTCQINDCYANGNVTATNSSNGYAGGLIGYLYSGILKNSYSVGKVTGVGSTVGGLHGYVSSTTVTNCYFDSNTTGFTSPAAQARSTTQMMQQSNYLNWDFLNIWSINEGSSYPSLRNI, via the coding sequence ATGAAGTTTGACATTCAGTCATGCTATGTATTATCTAACGATATAGACCTTAAAAATATAGAATGGACGCCGATTGGTACAAATGGAATACCCTTTACCGGAATTTTTGACGGAAACGGATACACTATAAGTAATTTATATATAAATCAGTCCACGTTAGATTATGTTGGCTTTTTCGGTTATACAAACAATGCTACTATAAAAAATTTACAAATTAAAAATGTCAGTATATCCGGAAGAAATTATGTAGGAGCATTAGCTGGATATGCGGTAGGGACTTCCGGCAGCATAGACGATTGTAGCGTTGGTGGAACAGGTACTGTTAGTGGTACAGGATATATAGGAGGACTTGTAGGAGGCTTCTATGGTAACATCAACGGATGCTGCTCTATGGTAAATGTCGTAAGCACAGGAAACTACTCAGGAGGACTTGTAGGTTACTATACATATAGCACAAACTTTGAATCAAACATTACAAGATCGTATGCTACAGGAGATGTTACAAGTACAGGTTCGGTTGTTGGAGGACTTGTAGGTTACTGCGTTGGAAATATAACAGAAAGTTATGCTACGGGAAATGTAAAGGGGACAAATTATATAGGTGGATTGGTAGGACAAGCCAATCTGAACTTTACATACAACTCAGCAATATATATATGTACTATAAGTAATTCATTTTCACTTGGAAGTGTTACTGGAACCAATACCAATGCGTATGTAGGAGGCTTACTTGGATATGTATCAGGTGGTATATTAAAGAACTGTTATTGTACAGGAAGTATAATAGCAAATTCACAAGGAGTATACACCGGAGGAATAATAGGATATATATCATCGGTGACAATGACAGGGTGCTATTATGATGGCGTTGCGTCAGGATACATACCGCAGGATTCATACGATGTGGGAAAACTGACAAGTGCTATGACAAAACAATCAACATTTACAGGATGGAATTTCTCAGCTATATGGGCAATTACTCCCGGTGTTTCATATCCTTATTTAAAAAACGTAACAAAACCGGCAGAGGTAATTACAAATTTACCTACGGGTGACGTAGCGGGAGGAAATGGAACTCCGTCAAATCCATACATTATAAAGACGGCTGAACAGCTTATCAATATTAAGTATGATTTGCAGTCATCCTATAAGCTAGATAGTAACATAGACCTCACAAATACTGAATGGACAATAGTTGGTAAAAATGGTGCTCCATTCACTGGAAGCTTTGATGGAAACGGATACACTATAAGCAATTTATATATAAATCAGCCTACGTTAGATTATGTTGGCTTTTTCGGTTATACAAACAATGCTAATATAAAAAATTTACAAATTAAAAATGTCAGTATATCCGGAAGAAATTATGTAGGAACATTAGCCGGATATGCAGCAGGGACTTCCGGCAGTATAGACGATTGTAGCGTTGATGGAATAGGTACTGTTAGTGGTACAGGATATATAGGAGGACTTGTAGGAGGCTTCTATGGTAATATCAGCGGATGCAGTTCTATGGTAAATGTCGTAAGCACAGGAAACTATTCAGGAGGACTTGTAGGTCACTGTACATATAGCACAAACTTTGCATCAAACATTACAAGATCGTATGCTACAGGAGATGTTACAAGTACAGGTTCGACAGTTGGAGGACTTGTAGGTTACTGTGTTGGAAATATAACAGAAAGTTATGCTACGGGAAATGTAAAGGGGACAAATTATATAGGTGGATTGGTAGGACAAGCCAATCTGAACTTTACATATAGTTCTAAAAACTATACATGTCAGATTAATGATTGCTACGCTAATGGAAATGTTACGGCAACTAATTCTTCAAACGGATATGCAGGAGGATTAATAGGATATTTGTACTCAGGAATTCTCAAAAATAGTTATTCTGTTGGAAAGGTCACAGGAGTAGGCTCAACAGTGGGTGGTCTACACGGATACGTTAGTTCTACAACAGTTACTAATTGTTATTTTGACAGTAATACTACTGGTTTTACAAGTCCGGCCGCACAGGCAAGGTCAACGACTCAAATGATGCAACAAAGCAATTATTTAAACTGGGATTTCCTGAATATTTGGAGTATAAATGAAGGAAGTTCTTATCCTTCTTTAAGAAATATTTAG
- a CDS encoding cellulase family glycosylhydrolase — protein MKKTISVFLVLIMFLTLLTPSVSKVSAAESNVADPGDDWLHVEGTNIVDKYGNKVWITGANWFGFNCRERMLLDSYHSNIVADIEIVADKGINVVRMPIATDLLYAWSKGEYPASTDTSYNNADLEGLNSWELFNFMLENFKRVGIKVILDVHSAETDNMGHNYPLWYKGAITEDVFKAAWVWVADHFKNDDTIIGFDLKNEPHTNTGTLKIKSQSAIWDDSEHENNWKRVAQETALAILKVHPNALIFVEGVEMYPKDGLWDDESFDTSPWTGTNDYYGNWWGGNLRGVKDHPIDLGPYQKQLVYSPHDYGPMVFEQEWFKGDFPTCDDATAKKILYEQCWRDNWAYIIEDGIGPLLIGEWGGLTEGADKLLDANKKYLRSMRDYILENKYKLHHTFWCINIDSADTGGLFTRDEGTPFPGGRDLKWNDNKYDNYLYPVLWKNSEGKFIGLDHKIPLGKNGVSIGSPDDQPTIKYGDVNKDGEIDALDGIALKSYILGINQNIDTQAADLNKDNSIDALDMLILKRYILGQVTQLPVE, from the coding sequence ATGAAAAAAACAATTAGTGTATTTCTTGTGTTAATAATGTTTTTGACATTATTAACACCATCAGTTTCAAAGGTTTCAGCAGCAGAATCCAATGTGGCAGACCCTGGTGATGATTGGCTGCATGTTGAAGGTACAAATATTGTAGACAAATACGGCAATAAAGTATGGATTACAGGTGCCAACTGGTTTGGTTTCAATTGTCGTGAAAGAATGCTTTTGGATTCGTATCACAGCAATATTGTGGCTGATATCGAAATAGTTGCGGACAAAGGAATTAACGTTGTCAGAATGCCAATTGCAACAGATTTGCTATATGCATGGAGTAAAGGTGAATACCCTGCTTCTACGGATACAAGCTACAATAATGCCGATTTGGAAGGATTAAACAGTTGGGAATTGTTTAATTTTATGCTGGAAAACTTCAAAAGAGTTGGTATCAAGGTTATTCTTGACGTACACAGTGCCGAGACTGACAATATGGGACATAACTACCCGTTATGGTATAAAGGCGCCATAACAGAGGATGTCTTCAAAGCAGCATGGGTTTGGGTAGCTGACCACTTCAAAAACGATGACACTATTATTGGATTTGATTTAAAAAATGAACCTCACACAAATACCGGTACTTTGAAAATAAAATCTCAAAGTGCTATCTGGGATGACTCTGAACATGAAAACAACTGGAAAAGAGTGGCTCAAGAGACAGCTCTTGCTATACTGAAGGTTCATCCTAATGCGTTAATTTTTGTTGAAGGCGTTGAAATGTACCCTAAAGATGGTTTATGGGATGATGAATCCTTTGATACAAGTCCATGGACCGGTACTAATGATTACTACGGTAACTGGTGGGGCGGTAACCTCAGAGGTGTAAAAGATCATCCTATTGATTTAGGTCCTTATCAAAAGCAGCTTGTATATTCACCTCATGACTACGGTCCTATGGTTTTCGAGCAGGAGTGGTTTAAAGGAGATTTCCCAACTTGTGATGATGCTACAGCAAAGAAAATACTATATGAACAGTGCTGGAGAGACAATTGGGCTTATATTATTGAAGACGGAATAGGGCCTCTGCTTATAGGTGAATGGGGGGGCCTCACTGAAGGAGCAGACAAGCTTCTGGACGCAAATAAAAAATATCTCAGAAGTATGAGGGATTATATTTTAGAAAACAAGTACAAACTCCACCATACTTTCTGGTGTATAAATATTGACTCAGCAGATACAGGCGGACTTTTCACCCGTGACGAAGGAACTCCTTTCCCTGGTGGAAGAGACCTGAAGTGGAATGATAATAAGTATGATAATTATTTATATCCAGTACTGTGGAAAAACAGTGAAGGTAAGTTTATCGGTCTGGATCACAAAATTCCTCTTGGAAAAAATGGCGTATCCATTGGCAGTCCTGATGATCAGCCAACCATAAAATATGGCGATGTTAATAAAGACGGTGAAATTGATGCTCTTGATGGTATTGCATTGAAGTCATATATTTTGGGTATAAATCAGAATATTGACACACAAGCAGCTGACCTGAACAAGGACAACTCAATAGATGCTTTAGATATGCTGATTTTGAAAAGGTATATATTAGGCCAGGTAACTCAATTACCTGTGGAGTAA
- a CDS encoding stalk domain-containing protein encodes MKAKLLIIIAFLMIMWTGTVMIYAENIKTVQTPSFDFETQPIIIEKEPYIPIKPVLEALGWKITWDSKSKSVRAIKGENTLVIKIGSKIATLNGTAIIQNNPPVVIKGISYVSSKFIAQEFGAKVRWDRKDNLIVLSNEDTGNINVSGQGNIIIVGDGIIVNIFEPYGIETVYDQIDDADMLLCAKKPLEAIGKYKNILENISEKENPEIYSHVTNNMGNAYNILSGIKDAENNNRNAIAAYKNALRIYSSDKHSNNYLIILNNLANAYFNSWETTGKKADLMAASDIYAEIQKSGCLDATGLESALTDYNIGMVYYSLGKNQLAVESFIKAQDKYLVLLKEVNKEKNEEMWALLQYNLGNVCKSLALIEDKKINAINAEAAYEKALTVMTVESYPLEYAQIHKFLGDIYKVLSTLVNNKREYVLRAIEEYTECLKIYTSDKYPVCNKQVNMELKDIIQ; translated from the coding sequence GTGAAGGCAAAACTGCTTATAATAATTGCTTTTCTTATGATTATGTGGACAGGCACTGTAATGATATACGCTGAAAATATAAAAACAGTACAAACTCCCTCTTTTGACTTTGAAACACAGCCGATAATAATAGAAAAAGAACCATATATACCAATAAAACCCGTACTTGAAGCACTTGGATGGAAAATCACATGGGATTCAAAGAGTAAGTCTGTGCGGGCGATTAAAGGAGAAAATACACTTGTAATAAAAATAGGCAGTAAAATTGCTACACTTAACGGAACTGCTATTATACAAAACAATCCTCCTGTTGTTATAAAAGGTATATCATATGTAAGCAGTAAATTTATTGCTCAGGAATTTGGAGCAAAAGTAAGATGGGATAGGAAGGATAACCTGATAGTACTTTCAAACGAAGACACTGGGAATATAAATGTCAGCGGTCAGGGAAACATTATAATTGTCGGAGACGGTATAATTGTAAATATATTTGAGCCATATGGAATAGAAACCGTATATGACCAGATAGATGATGCTGACATGCTTTTATGTGCAAAAAAGCCCTTGGAGGCTATTGGAAAGTATAAAAACATTTTAGAAAACATATCAGAAAAAGAAAATCCGGAAATATATTCACATGTTACAAATAATATGGGAAATGCATATAATATTCTTTCCGGAATCAAGGATGCAGAAAATAACAATCGAAATGCTATAGCTGCTTACAAAAATGCACTTAGAATTTATTCATCTGATAAACACAGTAATAACTATTTAATTATCTTGAATAATCTTGCAAATGCTTATTTCAATTCATGGGAGACAACGGGAAAAAAAGCTGATTTGATGGCTGCTTCGGATATCTATGCCGAAATTCAAAAATCAGGTTGTTTGGACGCCACTGGTCTAGAGAGTGCTTTAACAGATTATAATATCGGCATGGTTTATTATTCCCTTGGAAAAAATCAGTTGGCTGTTGAAAGCTTTATTAAAGCACAGGATAAATACCTTGTACTCCTAAAAGAAGTTAACAAAGAGAAGAATGAAGAAATGTGGGCGTTACTGCAATATAATCTGGGCAATGTCTGCAAATCTTTAGCATTGATTGAAGACAAAAAAATTAATGCAATAAACGCTGAAGCTGCTTATGAAAAAGCACTTACTGTAATGACTGTAGAGAGCTATCCGCTGGAATACGCTCAAATACATAAATTTCTTGGTGATATTTACAAAGTATTGTCAACCTTGGTCAACAATAAACGTGAATATGTCCTTAGAGCAATTGAGGAATACACGGAATGTCTGAAAATTTACACTTCTGACAAATACCCTGTTTGCAATAAACAGGTAAATATGGAACTAAAAGACATCATTCAATAA
- a CDS encoding DUF4231 domain-containing protein produces MNAKNRFYAKNYLYRNLNYYDKKAASNKKLYNLFVILDIVISAFIPFTALFNDVFFQTKYIVALMGSFITILSACKTSFSFHKKWVEYRTTAEILEYHKRLYLTESAPYNKSNKHELLISNVNSIVEKENRTWRSAELSIKKPSRN; encoded by the coding sequence ATGAATGCAAAAAATAGATTTTACGCTAAAAATTATCTATACAGAAACCTTAATTATTACGATAAAAAGGCAGCCTCCAACAAAAAGCTGTACAACCTTTTTGTCATACTGGACATAGTTATTTCAGCTTTTATCCCTTTTACCGCTTTATTTAATGACGTATTTTTCCAAACTAAATATATAGTTGCCCTTATGGGGTCATTTATTACTATTTTGTCTGCTTGTAAGACAAGTTTCAGTTTCCATAAAAAGTGGGTTGAATACCGGACAACAGCTGAAATTTTAGAATATCACAAGCGCCTCTATTTAACTGAATCAGCTCCTTATAACAAGTCAAACAAACATGAATTACTAATTTCAAATGTCAACTCTATCGTTGAAAAGGAAAATCGTACGTGGAGGTCAGCTGAACTTAGCATAAAAAAGCCCTCTAGAAACTGA